In one Zobellia galactanivorans genomic region, the following are encoded:
- a CDS encoding T9SS type A sorting domain-containing protein, translated as MKTICFFWVLLAASLFPSYGQSLEELPLFDISQLTYEGAFRIKASTNGVSDLNYSQGPIAYNYENHSLFIVGHAHQQAVAEYAIPEIVKSESLSELNMVEQPIQVFSPVLSKASEGNPEKIDRVGGLYYVNQGGQAKLIVNAYEYYDAPADNTLSTLIVNDANALETSSVSGYYRFEGSPPAHSSGWISPIPEDYQEALGGDHITGHSSGIPIISRASVGPSAFAFDITDALSTSSTIKTTTLLDFSLTNPLHSDLSNESKTNDIWTHLSRATYGFIIPGTRTYLTIGSSGGYESGVCYKCVQDNGNLCGGYCTPQAKDNYQYYWLWDMNDLIAIKNGTLKPYEAQPYDHGFFNTPFQANGSKKIGGGAFDPSTGNLYLSVQSGDTEQGTYARPPVIVVYNTNGEVLTENRPIDTVEISMYPNPTKGILYIEGLGSKSIIQINDMGGKLIQSLTTDKGKYELDMGQLSSGVYVVSVRDLASRKVVTEQIIKVD; from the coding sequence ATGAAGACCATATGTTTTTTTTGGGTGCTTCTGGCCGCCTCTCTATTTCCTAGCTATGGACAAAGCCTAGAAGAACTACCCTTATTCGACATCTCACAATTGACCTATGAGGGTGCCTTTCGCATAAAGGCCAGTACCAACGGCGTATCGGACCTCAACTATTCCCAAGGGCCCATTGCCTACAATTACGAGAACCATTCCCTTTTTATCGTCGGTCATGCCCACCAACAGGCCGTAGCGGAATACGCCATTCCGGAAATCGTAAAAAGCGAATCGCTTTCGGAGCTGAACATGGTAGAGCAACCTATTCAGGTTTTTAGCCCGGTACTATCGAAGGCCTCGGAAGGGAATCCCGAAAAAATAGATAGGGTAGGAGGCCTTTATTACGTAAACCAGGGCGGCCAGGCCAAACTGATCGTCAATGCCTATGAATATTACGACGCCCCTGCCGACAATACCTTAAGTACCTTGATCGTAAACGATGCCAATGCCTTGGAAACCTCATCGGTCAGCGGGTATTACCGCTTTGAAGGCAGTCCTCCGGCACATAGCTCGGGCTGGATATCGCCGATTCCGGAAGACTACCAAGAAGCTTTGGGCGGTGACCATATTACCGGTCACTCGAGCGGTATTCCGATCATATCAAGGGCCAGTGTGGGGCCCTCCGCCTTTGCCTTCGATATAACCGATGCCCTGAGCACCAGCAGTACGATAAAGACTACGACCTTATTGGATTTCAGTCTAACGAATCCCTTGCACAGCGACCTCAGCAACGAATCGAAGACCAATGATATATGGACGCATCTGTCTAGGGCCACCTATGGCTTTATCATACCCGGTACCCGAACCTATTTGACCATTGGCAGCAGTGGGGGATACGAAAGTGGTGTTTGCTATAAATGTGTACAGGACAACGGCAACCTTTGCGGCGGATATTGTACCCCACAGGCCAAGGACAATTACCAATATTACTGGCTGTGGGACATGAACGATTTGATTGCCATAAAAAACGGCACCTTAAAACCCTACGAGGCCCAACCTTACGACCACGGGTTTTTCAATACCCCGTTTCAGGCCAATGGCTCGAAAAAAATCGGTGGGGGTGCCTTTGACCCCAGTACCGGAAACCTCTATCTATCCGTTCAGAGCGGAGACACCGAACAAGGGACCTATGCCAGGCCACCCGTTATCGTCGTCTACAATACCAATGGAGAGGTATTGACCGAAAACCGGCCCATTGACACGGTCGAAATTTCAATGTACCCCAACCCGACCAAAGGAATACTCTATATAGAGGGACTCGGTTCAAAATCGATCATACAGATAAACGATATGGGCGGAAAACTGATACAAAGCCTTACTACCGACAAGGGCAAGTACGAACTCGATATGGGCCAACTCTCCTCTGGCGTCTACGTGGTATCCGTACGTGACCTGGCCAGCCGAAAGGTCGTTACCGAACAGATCATCAAGGTAGATTAA
- a CDS encoding nitric-oxide reductase large subunit has protein sequence MKKVWIAFASVVILSFIVLIWVGTEVYQKQPPIPELVRVKDTGETVYTKEDIQTGQNVWESIGGMEVGSIWGHGSYVAPDWTADWIHKEAVFLLEYWSEADFNRPYNSLDVENKAAIKARLIKDIKTNTFDETNKTLTISKERWAAIKANVEHYTSIFSEGKEEYAIPKGALTDPVKLEQLNAFLFWTSWAATTNRPGKDYTYTSNWPHEPLIDNLITKGSLVWSGLSIVLLLLFIGILTYYYLRNHEKGEIITKPDSDPLTGMRMFPSQKAVLKYFIVVSLLIALQVVLGILTVHYTVEGQAFFGFDLANYLPYSITRTWHTQLAVFWIAATWLATGLFLAPMISGKEMKYQVFGINFLFIALLVIVLGSMLGEWLGVHQFLDLTTNFFFGHQGYEYMDLGRFWQIFLGIGLVLWVIMVSRHIVYAIRKNDASKHLLIILLLSVMAIGMFFFSGLMYGENSSLPVINYWRWWLVHLWVEGFFEVFATVVIAFIFSKMKIISAKTAGRVSVASASIFLAGGIIGTLHHLYYSGTPIQAIALGATFSALEVVPLTLMGFEIRENWNILKSRSWMQRYKWPIFFFIAVAFWNFIGAGVFGFLINPPIALYYIQGLNTTAVHAHTALFGVYGMLGMGFILICLRFYSDRAWESKKLTRAFWLLNIGLVAMVLFSLLPIGIIQAYTSITEGYSFARDSELLYSPTVQTLKWLRMIGDIIFSGGIFYFCWFTISETLYSFRRKLKRE, from the coding sequence ATGAAAAAAGTTTGGATTGCATTTGCCAGTGTGGTAATACTCTCGTTTATAGTGCTTATATGGGTAGGAACGGAAGTCTATCAAAAACAACCTCCCATACCTGAGCTGGTACGGGTGAAAGATACGGGGGAAACCGTATATACAAAGGAGGATATTCAAACCGGACAAAATGTTTGGGAGTCCATTGGCGGTATGGAAGTTGGATCCATTTGGGGACACGGTAGTTATGTCGCCCCCGATTGGACGGCCGATTGGATACACAAAGAGGCCGTATTTTTATTGGAATACTGGTCCGAAGCCGATTTTAACCGCCCCTATAACAGTTTGGATGTCGAGAACAAGGCGGCCATAAAAGCCCGTCTGATCAAAGATATCAAGACCAACACCTTTGATGAGACCAACAAAACCCTGACCATATCGAAGGAGCGATGGGCGGCCATTAAGGCCAATGTGGAGCATTATACCTCTATTTTCTCCGAAGGAAAGGAAGAGTATGCCATTCCGAAAGGGGCCTTGACCGATCCGGTAAAATTGGAGCAGTTGAACGCCTTTTTGTTCTGGACCTCTTGGGCGGCGACTACCAACCGACCGGGAAAGGATTATACTTATACCTCCAACTGGCCGCACGAACCCTTGATCGACAACCTTATTACCAAGGGCTCCCTGGTCTGGTCGGGCCTATCTATTGTACTATTGCTTCTGTTCATCGGTATTCTTACTTACTACTATTTAAGAAACCATGAAAAAGGGGAAATCATAACCAAGCCCGACAGTGACCCCTTGACGGGAATGAGAATGTTTCCCTCGCAAAAGGCGGTACTCAAGTACTTTATCGTGGTGTCGCTCTTGATCGCCCTACAGGTGGTTCTGGGTATCTTAACCGTACATTATACGGTAGAAGGGCAGGCCTTCTTCGGTTTTGACCTGGCCAATTACCTGCCCTATTCGATTACCCGTACCTGGCATACCCAGTTGGCGGTATTCTGGATTGCGGCTACTTGGCTGGCGACAGGATTGTTTTTGGCACCGATGATCTCGGGCAAGGAAATGAAGTACCAAGTATTCGGTATCAATTTTCTGTTCATCGCCTTGCTTGTCATTGTTTTGGGATCCATGCTGGGCGAATGGCTCGGCGTACACCAATTCCTGGATCTGACCACGAATTTCTTTTTTGGCCACCAAGGCTACGAATACATGGACCTTGGCCGCTTTTGGCAAATATTCTTGGGGATAGGACTGGTGCTTTGGGTCATTATGGTAAGTAGGCATATTGTATATGCCATCCGTAAGAACGATGCCTCAAAACATTTGTTGATCATTCTCTTGCTCTCGGTTATGGCCATAGGTATGTTCTTTTTCTCCGGACTTATGTATGGGGAGAACAGTAGTCTACCGGTAATCAACTACTGGAGATGGTGGCTGGTCCACCTTTGGGTAGAAGGCTTTTTTGAGGTCTTTGCTACGGTGGTTATCGCCTTTATCTTTTCTAAAATGAAAATCATCTCGGCAAAAACGGCAGGTCGGGTGTCCGTAGCCTCGGCTTCCATTTTTTTGGCAGGAGGGATTATCGGAACCCTACATCACCTCTATTATTCGGGTACGCCTATTCAGGCCATTGCCTTGGGGGCGACCTTTAGTGCGCTTGAGGTGGTTCCCCTGACCCTTATGGGCTTCGAAATACGGGAAAACTGGAACATTCTAAAAAGCAGGTCTTGGATGCAAAGATACAAATGGCCCATATTCTTTTTTATTGCCGTGGCCTTTTGGAACTTTATCGGGGCCGGTGTTTTCGGCTTCCTTATCAACCCACCGATCGCCCTGTACTATATCCAAGGGCTGAATACGACGGCCGTACACGCCCATACCGCCTTGTTCGGCGTATACGGTATGTTGGGGATGGGATTCATCTTGATCTGCCTGCGGTTCTATTCCGATCGGGCCTGGGAAAGCAAAAAACTGACCCGCGCCTTCTGGCTCCTCAATATTGGATTGGTGGCCATGGTGCTTTTTAGCCTACTTCCCATAGGGATCATTCAGGCCTACACCTCCATAACCGAAGGGTATTCCTTTGCCCGCGATTCGGAATTGTTGTACTCACCGACCGTGCAGACCTTGAAGTGGTTACGAATGATCGGCGATATAATTTTCTCGGGTGGGATATTCTATTTCTGTTGGTTTACCATCTCTGAAACCCTATATAGCTTTAGAAGGAAATTGAAAAGAGAATAA
- a CDS encoding cupin domain-containing protein, producing the protein MNKASLIENISYQDHQGPTVTVLFKTPNTKELRILMKKGQFMKEHKAPYPIVIELFEGEVDFGINGEKQLLKRGDIIALEANVPHDLDCISDCIVRLSISVLDSVERVNQVSQ; encoded by the coding sequence ATGAATAAAGCATCTTTAATCGAAAACATAAGCTATCAAGACCATCAAGGTCCTACAGTGACGGTCTTGTTTAAAACCCCCAATACCAAGGAACTCAGGATCCTTATGAAGAAGGGACAATTTATGAAGGAGCACAAGGCCCCCTACCCCATAGTTATAGAACTGTTTGAAGGGGAAGTCGACTTTGGCATTAATGGCGAGAAACAACTCCTTAAACGGGGCGATATAATCGCATTGGAAGCCAACGTACCCCATGATCTGGATTGTATTTCAGATTGTATCGTACGCTTGTCCATTTCAGTCCTTGATTCCGTAGAACGTGTTAACCAAGTTTCCCAATAA
- a CDS encoding trypco2 family protein, giving the protein MKHILLLFVLTLPLNVTGQKSKLNDESVAVATALEKVKEATSELAQNGYFNGTFDVSVKFNDVVSDENGLEFKIWFLSFTKQRNRSIDNSYTANYQFETTEKTSLTAYEFSSDLAEILSNGIQAYKSVEPYPLTRNGFEIVSSFTLERSGEGGASIELSPISIGATKKRQRKSVHTITLTFSPKAK; this is encoded by the coding sequence ATGAAACACATACTGCTTTTATTCGTTTTGACCCTTCCCCTTAACGTCACCGGTCAAAAATCGAAACTCAACGATGAATCCGTTGCCGTGGCCACTGCGCTTGAAAAAGTAAAGGAAGCCACTTCCGAACTGGCCCAAAATGGCTATTTTAATGGCACCTTTGATGTTTCGGTGAAGTTCAACGATGTGGTTTCCGATGAAAACGGATTGGAGTTTAAGATTTGGTTCCTTAGCTTCACAAAACAAAGGAACCGATCTATCGACAATTCCTATACGGCCAACTACCAATTTGAAACTACCGAAAAGACGAGTCTCACCGCCTATGAATTCTCCAGTGACCTAGCTGAAATATTAAGCAATGGAATACAGGCCTATAAATCGGTAGAACCCTATCCGCTGACAAGAAACGGATTTGAAATCGTATCGAGTTTTACCTTGGAGCGGTCAGGGGAGGGAGGCGCCTCCATAGAGCTCTCGCCCATTAGTATCGGGGCCACAAAAAAACGACAGCGCAAGAGCGTACATACCATAACCCTAACCTTTAGCCCAAAAGCCAAATAG
- a CDS encoding patatin-like phospholipase family protein has product MNIYEFLEKAIANGTIAKDALDKNRLELTKTLFDKADAKLNAAILDQNLKLKDKIKNGTIDPNVISLGRITETFNNKIESRPVIDLVQQGGGMYGIALLGYTYIMEKIGIRFYSHGGTSAGAINASFLAAIPNSIYECHSIFSEPGVPRQATKSELLTHVITHTDFSSFMGTQGIIGRIQRSLFKRFKSKVLRFSLLATLLLFLVICFGAFGIIYSTSNGLSGLEIRYFDFIIGTLNIFALMLLIYILFVKVLGPSFGINSGDEFYRWADTLFALVGIRNTEDFDTRLSETKISPSEPTDLARLVLISSNLTHNRIVKFPERAVDYWGNSQKVKPAAYLRATMSIPFIYKTFVPERKHYDQPDDDDQILLKARFVDGGMLSNFPIREFHKTNGNPPRFPTFGVLLSDIGLNHRTQIANIDKNKLPNSTLLQYLTSFFKTFRNFYDYEFIFSNDEIKQRVVTVDTEKFNWLNFWMDDPTKTELFLAGVDAAIAQIDKFQWHEYAPTRTPEKKKTQNPST; this is encoded by the coding sequence ATGAATATTTATGAATTTCTTGAAAAGGCCATTGCCAACGGGACCATTGCCAAGGATGCCTTGGACAAAAATAGGCTGGAGCTGACCAAGACCTTGTTCGACAAGGCCGATGCCAAACTAAACGCGGCCATCTTAGACCAAAACTTAAAGCTTAAGGACAAGATAAAAAACGGAACCATTGATCCCAATGTCATCTCCCTGGGGCGTATTACGGAAACCTTTAACAACAAGATCGAATCCCGGCCCGTAATAGACTTGGTGCAACAAGGCGGGGGTATGTACGGTATAGCCTTACTCGGCTATACCTATATCATGGAAAAAATCGGAATACGCTTTTACAGTCATGGCGGTACCAGTGCCGGGGCGATCAATGCCTCCTTTCTGGCGGCCATCCCCAATAGCATCTACGAATGTCATTCCATTTTCTCCGAACCCGGTGTACCTAGACAGGCTACGAAATCGGAGTTGCTTACCCATGTCATTACCCATACCGACTTCAGTAGCTTTATGGGGACCCAAGGTATCATTGGCCGTATTCAACGCAGTCTGTTCAAAAGGTTTAAATCGAAAGTCCTTCGCTTCTCCCTATTGGCCACATTGTTGCTCTTCTTGGTGATTTGTTTCGGAGCATTTGGAATCATCTATAGTACCAGCAACGGCTTAAGTGGTCTTGAGATCCGGTATTTTGATTTTATCATCGGTACCTTGAACATTTTTGCCCTGATGCTTTTGATCTATATACTGTTCGTAAAAGTATTGGGCCCTTCCTTCGGTATAAATTCCGGGGATGAGTTCTACCGATGGGCCGATACCCTCTTTGCCCTAGTGGGGATCCGAAACACCGAAGATTTCGACACCCGTTTGAGCGAAACCAAGATCAGCCCTTCAGAACCCACCGACCTGGCCCGTTTGGTACTGATTTCATCGAATCTCACCCATAATAGGATCGTAAAATTTCCGGAGCGCGCCGTTGATTATTGGGGGAATTCCCAAAAGGTAAAGCCCGCGGCCTATTTGAGGGCCACCATGTCCATTCCCTTTATCTATAAGACCTTTGTTCCTGAAAGGAAGCACTACGACCAACCCGACGACGACGACCAGATTCTTCTCAAGGCCCGCTTTGTTGATGGGGGCATGCTATCAAATTTTCCTATTCGGGAGTTTCACAAGACCAATGGAAATCCCCCCAGGTTTCCCACGTTCGGTGTTTTGCTCAGCGATATCGGACTCAACCATAGAACGCAAATTGCCAATATCGACAAGAATAAATTGCCCAATTCTACCCTCTTGCAATATTTGACGTCCTTTTTTAAGACCTTTAGGAATTTCTACGATTACGAATTCATCTTTAGTAACGACGAAATCAAACAAAGGGTGGTTACGGTCGATACGGAGAAGTTTAACTGGCTCAATTTCTGGATGGACGACCCGACGAAAACCGAACTGTTTTTAGCAGGCGTCGATGCCGCCATAGCACAAATCGATAAATTTCAATGGCACGAGTATGCCCCGACCCGAACCCCGGAAAAAAAGAAAACCCAAAATCCATCCACATGA
- a CDS encoding DUF4494 domain-containing protein gives MSATWYECKIKYKKIDEASGMLKIKTEPFLVDAISYTEAESRITEEMSAYLSDSEEIKITNIKVANYAEIHPFENSDRWFKSKVSLVAFDEESGKERKTNMYLLVQANDVKEAYDNTVTVMKDTMGDYTIPAISESPIMDVFPYFSGEEDEMDRLEKFTQLKNSVPASNEMDEELEMADVLSSEEE, from the coding sequence ATGAGTGCAACCTGGTACGAATGCAAGATTAAATACAAAAAAATAGATGAAGCTTCAGGCATGTTAAAGATAAAAACGGAACCGTTTTTAGTGGATGCCATTTCGTATACCGAAGCCGAAAGTAGGATAACCGAAGAAATGTCGGCCTATTTGAGCGATAGCGAAGAAATCAAGATCACGAATATCAAGGTGGCCAATTATGCCGAAATACACCCTTTCGAAAATTCTGACCGTTGGTTTAAGTCCAAGGTATCTTTGGTAGCCTTTGACGAGGAAAGCGGTAAGGAGCGCAAAACCAATATGTATCTCTTGGTACAGGCCAACGATGTAAAGGAAGCCTATGACAATACCGTTACGGTAATGAAGGATACTATGGGCGATTACACCATTCCCGCTATCTCAGAATCCCCTATTATGGACGTATTCCCATATTTCTCGGGGGAAGAGGATGAAATGGACCGATTAGAGAAATTTACCCAGTTGAAAAATTCCGTACCTGCATCCAATGAAATGGACGAGGAACTGGAAATGGCCGATGTGCTATCGAGCGAGGAAGAATAA